Proteins encoded by one window of Haematobia irritans isolate KBUSLIRL chromosome 2, ASM5000362v1, whole genome shotgun sequence:
- the LOC142226880 gene encoding uncharacterized protein LOC142226880 — protein sequence MAAYLPRVENASEGRRGLDRLGRSNQRLQPQRQRSNNVRNGHVDRRGRPTFWQYSCGICQEDHALSSCPRFREKTPSQRYETVERRGYCRNCLARSHLTPDCPSITGCRQCDQRHHTLLHGAPQHEDPLRPAHLFGGLPEAPAQRAESSSFRWDLVFVPTAIVRVSEDEVDRYTTIRALICQSSTMSKIAYSTFRRIGLRSFTYQGQRFTSFKLMPRKTNSTWALRVNALITDTLPTRPYSDPMIDDPTRDLPQDTLADMDPRSNSPIDLELGADVFPALRRDGHVHTGLGDVYAYQTTLGYIILGPIRNMPRQ from the coding sequence ATGGCAGCTTATTTACCCCGTGTGGAGAATGCAAGCGAAGGTCGCCGCGGTCTAGATCGGTTAGGCCGGTCAAATCAACGGCTACAACCTCAGCGGCAGCGCTCAAACAACGTCCGGAATGGCCATGTTGACCGGCGAGGCAGACCCACATTTTGGCAGTACTCTTGCGGTATTTGTCAAGAAGACCATGCCCTCAGTTCATGTCCTAGATTTCGGGAGAAGACACCATCACAGCGATATGAGACGGTAGAGCGGAGGGGATATTGTCGAAACTGTCTCGCACGAAGCCACCTGACCCCTGACTGTCCGTCCATTACAGGGTGCCGCCAATGTGATCAACGCCATCACACTCTCTTGCATGGAGCCCCTCAACACGAAGATCCTTTGCGACCTGCTCATCTTTTTGGGGGGTTACCTGAAGCGCCAGCGCAGCGGGCAGAATCAAGTTCTTTTAGGTGGGATCTGGTTTTTGTCCCCACAGCTATAGTTCGGGTGTCAGAAGATGAGGTAGATCGTTATACCACAATTCGAGCGCTCATCTGTCAATCGTCTACCATGTCCAAGATAGCCTACTCTACGTTTCGCCGCATTGGACTGCGGTCCTTTACTTATCAGGGACAAAGGTTCACCAGTTTTAAATTGATGCCTCGCAAAACTAACAGTACTTGGGCTTTAAGAGTTAATGCGCTAATTACGGACACTCTACCAACCAGACCCTATTCGGACCCTATGATCGATGACCCGACCCGTGACTTGCCACAGGATACGTTAGCCGACATGGACCCGCGGTCTAACTCACCAATCGACTTGGAACTAGGGGCAGACGTGTTCCCCGCGCTTCGAAGGGACGGTCATGTCCATACCGGCCTTGGAGATGTCTATGCATACCAAACAACACTTGGCTACATAATTTTGGGTCCTATTCGAAATATGCCTAGACAGTAA